The following proteins are co-located in the Eubalaena glacialis isolate mEubGla1 chromosome 14, mEubGla1.1.hap2.+ XY, whole genome shotgun sequence genome:
- the LOC133105038 gene encoding LOW QUALITY PROTEIN: sulfotransferase 1C1-like (The sequence of the model RefSeq protein was modified relative to this genomic sequence to represent the inferred CDS: inserted 1 base in 1 codon), which produces MSSEEMKDLPLEEKYLQPETREVNGILLTQIISDNWEKXWNFQAKLIVTYAKAGATWTQEIADMIQNDRDVQKSQRARTFDRHPFMEGALPPPLNSVLWGSWYEHVKGWWDTKDRHRILYLFYEDMRKDPKREILKMLKFLEKDVSEEVLNKIIYDTSFDVMKQNPMASYSTLPTSIMDQRISASMRRGVIGDWKNQFTEAQTKKFNENYEENMADTSLSFGMDL; this is translated from the exons ATGTCCTCGGAGGAAATGAAAGATCTCCCCCTGGAGGAGAAATACCTGCAACCAGAAACCAGAGAAGTGAATGGAATCCTCCTGACCCAGATAATAAGCGACAACTGGGAGA TCTGGAATTTCCAAGCCAAGCTCATTGTAACCTACGCAAAGGCAG GCGCGACCTGGACCCAGGAGATTGCGGACATGATCCAGAACGACAGGGATGTGCAGAAGAGCCAGCGGGCCAGGACCTTCGACCGGCACCCTTTCATGGAGGGGGCCCTCCCCCCGCCGCTCAACTCAG tGCTGTGGGGCTCCTGGTACGAGCACGTGAAGGGATGGTGGGACACCAAGGACCGGCACCGCATCCTCTACCTCTTCTACGAGGACATGAGGA AGGATCCAAAGCGGGAAATTCTGAAGATGCTGAAGTTCCTGGAGAAAGACGTATCAGAGGAAGTTCTGAATAAAATCATCTATGACACCTCCTTCGATGTAATGAAGCAAAACCCGATGGCCAGCTACAGCACCCTGCCCACCAGCATCATGGACCAACGCATCTCTGCCTCCATGAGGAGAG GAGTCATTGGAGATTGGAAAAATCAGTTCACTGAAGCTCAGACCAAGAAGTTTAACGAAAATTATGAGGAAAACATGGCTGATACATCTCTGTCCTTCGGCATGGATCTTTAA